One window of the Myxococcus virescens genome contains the following:
- a CDS encoding DUF4142 domain-containing protein: MRITRAMLGVAMVGTAVMFAGCGESSASENTLGPQQAAAGQPVTLTDGQILGVLLVANAGEVMLGQVGQAQATDPTARDFNARMVTMHSEVIKRLEQLAMAQGIAPAESPVSQHLEQTAQKTIDLLSATQAPAFDLSVMDAQVAAHAGTALLGDSLLAMQVQNPALKDELMAIRKTVQAHLQEASNIQTTLFNAKQP, translated from the coding sequence ATGCGAATCACACGAGCGATGTTGGGTGTGGCGATGGTGGGGACGGCCGTGATGTTCGCCGGCTGCGGAGAGAGCAGCGCCAGCGAGAACACACTGGGGCCCCAGCAGGCCGCCGCGGGCCAGCCAGTGACACTCACGGACGGCCAGATTCTGGGCGTGCTCCTGGTGGCCAACGCGGGCGAAGTGATGCTGGGCCAGGTGGGCCAGGCGCAAGCCACCGACCCGACGGCACGTGACTTCAACGCACGCATGGTCACCATGCACTCAGAGGTCATCAAGCGCCTGGAGCAGCTGGCCATGGCCCAGGGCATCGCACCCGCGGAGAGCCCGGTGTCGCAGCACCTCGAGCAGACGGCACAGAAGACCATCGACCTGCTGAGCGCCACGCAGGCCCCGGCCTTCGACCTGTCGGTGATGGATGCGCAGGTCGCCGCCCACGCCGGTACCGCCCTGCTGGGGGATTCCCTGCTCGCGATGCAAGTGCAGAACCCGGCGCTCAAGGATGAGCTGATGGCGATTCGGAAGACGGTCCAGGCCCACCTCCAGGAGGCCTCGAACATCCAGACCACCCTCTTCAACGCGAAGCAGCCCTAG
- a CDS encoding bifunctional acetate--CoA ligase family protein/GNAT family N-acetyltransferase, which produces MDTRAPGTSKTDPSYNVLHQQRTRLPLDVLFAPRSVAVVGATERPGSVGRTVLWNLISNPFGGTVYPINPKRPNVLGIKAWPSLGALPERVDLAVVVTPAHAVPGVIQECAELGIRGAIILSAGFKEIGAEGERLEQEILRIAQAAQVRIIGPNCLGVMRPPSGFNATFAGAMARPGNVAFISQSGALLTSILDWSLREAVGFSAFVSVGSMLDVGWGDLIDFLADDPMTRSILLYMESIGDARAFLSAAREVALTKPIIVIKAGRTAQAAQAAASHTGSLTGSDEVLSAAFRRTGVLRVDSIADLFYMAETLARQPRPAGRRLTVLTNAGGPGVLATDALVSGGGELATLSASTRDALDAFLPPQWSHGNPVDILGDADPERFAKALEITGKDEGSDGLLVILTPQDMTEPTQTADRLKPYAKLQGKPVLASWMGGSEVAAGERILNDAGIPTFGYPDTAARIFNYMWRYTYNLAGLYETPSLAQAVSNARDEVRRWVESARAEGRTLLTEYESKKLLAAYGIPTVETRLAVTEGAAVAEAAALGFPVVVKLHSLTVTHKTDVGGVRLNLPDAEAVRAAFRGIRTRLEAMGQGSAFDGVTVQPMVRLDGYELIVGSSVDAQFGPVLLFGAGGTLVEVFRDRALGLPPLNTTLARRMMEQTRIYEALKGVRGRPPVDLKALEQLMVRFSQLVAEQRFVKEVDINPLLASPERLLALDARVVLHPASVTEAELPKLAIEPYPNQYVAPYRLRSGEEILLRPIRPEDEPKMAEFHRTLSEQTVFLRYAGLMQLSTRVAHERLSRICFNDYAREMALVAERKDGELLGVGRLTRLRGTRDAEFAILISDPVQRQGLGAEMLKRLVDIGRDWGMERIVADILAGNRAMQTISRKLGFSILQHEELSPDMVKAVKVL; this is translated from the coding sequence ATGGACACGCGCGCCCCTGGTACCTCGAAGACGGACCCGTCCTACAACGTGCTCCACCAGCAGCGGACGCGGCTTCCGCTGGACGTCCTCTTCGCGCCGCGCAGCGTGGCCGTCGTCGGGGCCACCGAGCGGCCCGGCAGCGTGGGGCGCACCGTGTTGTGGAACCTCATCAGCAACCCCTTTGGCGGCACCGTCTACCCCATCAACCCGAAGCGGCCCAACGTGCTGGGCATCAAGGCCTGGCCGTCCCTGGGAGCCTTGCCGGAGCGGGTGGACCTGGCCGTCGTCGTCACGCCCGCGCACGCGGTGCCCGGCGTCATCCAGGAGTGCGCGGAGTTGGGCATCCGGGGCGCCATCATCCTCTCCGCGGGCTTCAAGGAGATTGGGGCGGAGGGGGAGCGCCTGGAGCAGGAGATCCTCCGCATCGCGCAGGCGGCCCAGGTGCGCATCATCGGCCCCAACTGCCTGGGGGTGATGCGCCCGCCCAGCGGCTTCAACGCGACGTTCGCCGGCGCCATGGCCCGGCCGGGCAACGTGGCCTTCATCAGCCAGAGCGGCGCGCTGCTGACCTCCATCCTGGACTGGAGCCTGCGCGAGGCGGTGGGCTTCAGCGCCTTCGTGTCGGTGGGCTCGATGCTGGACGTGGGCTGGGGCGACCTCATCGACTTCCTGGCCGACGACCCGATGACGCGCTCCATCCTGCTGTACATGGAGTCCATTGGCGACGCGCGGGCCTTCCTCTCCGCGGCGCGCGAGGTGGCGCTCACCAAGCCCATCATCGTCATCAAGGCTGGCCGCACGGCGCAGGCCGCGCAGGCGGCGGCGTCTCACACGGGCTCGCTGACGGGCAGTGACGAGGTGCTCAGCGCCGCCTTCCGCCGCACCGGCGTGCTGCGCGTGGATTCCATCGCCGACCTCTTCTACATGGCGGAGACGCTGGCCCGGCAGCCGCGCCCCGCGGGCCGGCGCCTCACGGTGCTCACCAACGCGGGAGGCCCCGGGGTGCTGGCCACGGACGCGCTGGTGTCGGGGGGCGGCGAGCTGGCCACGCTCAGCGCGTCCACGCGCGATGCGTTGGACGCCTTCCTGCCGCCGCAGTGGAGCCACGGCAACCCGGTGGACATCCTGGGAGACGCGGACCCGGAGCGCTTCGCGAAGGCGCTGGAAATCACCGGCAAGGACGAAGGCAGCGACGGGCTGCTCGTCATCCTCACGCCGCAGGACATGACGGAGCCCACGCAGACGGCGGACCGTCTCAAGCCCTACGCGAAGCTGCAGGGCAAGCCGGTGCTGGCCAGCTGGATGGGCGGCTCGGAGGTCGCGGCCGGGGAGCGCATCCTCAACGATGCGGGCATCCCCACCTTCGGCTATCCGGACACGGCGGCGCGCATCTTCAATTACATGTGGCGCTACACGTACAACCTGGCGGGCCTGTATGAGACGCCTTCGTTGGCGCAGGCGGTGAGCAACGCCCGGGACGAGGTGCGCCGGTGGGTGGAGTCAGCGCGCGCGGAAGGGCGGACGCTGCTGACGGAGTACGAGTCCAAGAAGCTGCTCGCCGCGTATGGCATCCCCACCGTGGAGACGCGGCTGGCGGTGACGGAGGGCGCCGCGGTGGCGGAGGCCGCGGCCCTGGGTTTCCCGGTGGTGGTGAAGCTCCACTCGCTCACGGTGACGCACAAGACCGACGTGGGCGGCGTGCGGCTGAACCTTCCGGATGCGGAGGCCGTGCGCGCCGCCTTCCGGGGCATCCGGACGCGGCTGGAGGCGATGGGGCAGGGGAGCGCGTTCGACGGCGTCACCGTGCAGCCCATGGTGCGGCTGGATGGCTATGAGCTCATCGTGGGCAGCAGCGTGGACGCGCAGTTCGGTCCGGTGCTGCTCTTCGGCGCGGGCGGGACGTTGGTGGAGGTGTTCAGGGACCGGGCGCTGGGGCTGCCGCCGCTGAACACCACGCTGGCGCGGCGGATGATGGAGCAGACGCGCATCTACGAGGCGTTGAAGGGCGTCCGGGGCCGCCCGCCGGTGGACCTGAAGGCGCTGGAGCAGCTCATGGTGCGCTTCAGCCAACTGGTGGCGGAGCAGCGCTTCGTGAAGGAGGTGGATATCAACCCGCTGCTGGCCTCGCCCGAGCGGCTGCTGGCCCTGGACGCGCGCGTGGTGCTGCACCCGGCCTCGGTGACGGAGGCGGAGCTGCCGAAGCTGGCCATCGAGCCGTACCCGAACCAGTACGTGGCGCCCTACCGGCTGCGCAGCGGCGAGGAGATTCTGCTGCGGCCCATCCGCCCGGAGGACGAGCCGAAGATGGCGGAGTTCCACCGCACGCTGTCGGAGCAGACGGTGTTCCTGCGCTACGCGGGGCTGATGCAGCTGAGCACGCGCGTGGCGCACGAGCGGCTGTCCCGCATCTGCTTCAACGACTACGCGCGGGAGATGGCGCTGGTGGCGGAGCGCAAGGACGGAGAGCTGCTCGGCGTGGGCCGACTCACGCGGCTACGGGGCACGCGCGACGCGGAGTTCGCCATCCTCATCAGCGACCCGGTGCAGCGGCAGGGGCTGGGCGCGGAGATGCTGAAGCGACTGGTGGACATCGGCCGGGACTGGGGCATGGAGCGCATCGTCGCGGACATCCTCGCGGGCAACCGTGCCATGCAGACCATCAGCCGGAAGCTGGGCTTCTCCATCCTCCAGCATGAGGAGCTGTCGCCAGACATGGTGAAGGCCGTGAAGGTGCTCTGA
- a CDS encoding DUF2378 family protein: MTPSEKLVFNQTVEALFVRALENRLTPACREHLRRAGLELDQKLERAYTLEQWKEFLRIAAGHVYGGVPAEAAYYSLGERFMDAYFGTFFGRALLGVVRLAGPRRMLLRAGMGFRAGNNFSVVEIVERSPTSVELRMNDVLADLPTFSAGLLARAVELCGGWRVVSIPEEFDGTAATFHIRWSEAPAEAALSATDDDSGASRPRA, translated from the coding sequence ATGACTCCTTCCGAGAAGCTCGTTTTCAACCAGACCGTCGAGGCGCTCTTCGTGCGCGCCCTCGAGAACCGCCTCACCCCGGCGTGCCGTGAGCACCTGCGCCGGGCGGGGTTGGAGCTCGACCAGAAGTTGGAGCGGGCCTACACCCTGGAGCAGTGGAAGGAGTTCCTCCGAATCGCCGCTGGCCACGTCTACGGCGGCGTCCCCGCCGAGGCGGCCTACTACTCGCTGGGCGAGCGGTTCATGGACGCGTACTTCGGCACCTTCTTCGGCCGGGCCCTGCTGGGCGTCGTCCGGCTGGCCGGGCCCCGGCGGATGCTGCTTCGCGCGGGCATGGGCTTTCGCGCCGGCAACAACTTCAGTGTGGTCGAAATCGTCGAGCGCAGCCCCACTTCGGTGGAGCTGCGGATGAATGACGTGCTGGCGGACCTGCCCACCTTCTCCGCCGGCCTGTTGGCACGCGCGGTGGAGCTGTGCGGTGGGTGGCGGGTGGTCAGCATCCCCGAGGAGTTCGACGGCACCGCGGCCACCTTCCACATCCGCTGGTCCGAGGCGCCAGCCGAGGCCGCCCTCAGCGCCACGGATGACGACTCGGGCGCGTCCCGGCCTCGCGCGTAG
- a CDS encoding DUF3014 domain-containing protein has product MSNPEVVTKSQRRMHWGVGVAALVMLFAGVGTWLVLRQSATALPHPSMAVIPKPSHPGLAPRSEPPLPSSAEMDAQLRTRLARASLMPEFATWLKEQDLLRRFVTVVGNVAQGDSPREAVSFLAPAGTFEARRKAGKLVIEKQSYARYDVIGKVVGSLDMGVLVSTYREVRHLAERLHRETARPGSTFDATLHLAFEQVLAVPVIDGDIEVVPMGAMFVYADPKLEGLTAAQKHLLRMGPQNLRRIQGKVREASQQLTQQASRR; this is encoded by the coding sequence ATGAGCAACCCTGAAGTGGTGACGAAGTCCCAGCGCCGGATGCACTGGGGCGTGGGCGTGGCGGCGCTGGTGATGCTGTTCGCGGGCGTGGGCACGTGGCTGGTGCTGCGCCAGTCGGCGACGGCGCTGCCGCATCCGTCCATGGCGGTCATCCCCAAGCCGTCCCACCCCGGATTGGCGCCGCGGTCAGAGCCGCCGCTGCCCTCCTCCGCGGAGATGGACGCGCAGCTGCGCACACGGCTCGCTCGGGCGTCGCTCATGCCGGAGTTCGCCACGTGGCTGAAGGAGCAGGACCTGCTGCGCCGCTTCGTCACCGTCGTGGGCAACGTGGCCCAGGGTGACAGCCCCCGCGAGGCGGTGAGCTTCCTCGCGCCGGCCGGCACCTTCGAGGCACGCCGCAAGGCCGGCAAGCTCGTCATCGAAAAGCAGAGCTACGCGCGCTACGACGTCATCGGCAAGGTGGTGGGCTCGCTCGACATGGGCGTGCTGGTGTCCACCTACCGCGAGGTGCGTCACCTGGCCGAGCGCCTCCACAGGGAGACGGCTCGCCCCGGAAGCACCTTCGACGCCACGCTCCACCTCGCCTTCGAGCAGGTGCTCGCGGTCCCTGTCATCGACGGTGACATCGAGGTGGTCCCCATGGGCGCGATGTTCGTCTACGCCGACCCGAAGCTCGAAGGGCTGACGGCCGCGCAGAAGCACCTCCTGCGGATGGGGCCGCAGAACCTCCGCCGCATCCAGGGCAAGGTGCGAGAGGCGTCCCAACAGCTCACCCAGCAGGCGTCCCGCCGCTGA